From the Lysobacter sp. FW306-1B-D06B genome, one window contains:
- a CDS encoding YoaK family protein, with translation MIKRLPAWVWLGAATLALVAGMVNVVGYLGFEHQAITHLTGTTTLLGASLAQGDTRASWHLLTVVLSFVGGAVLSGLIIQDSTLRLGRRYGVALAIESALLVAAVPLFERQQIAGAALAAMACGLQNAMTATYSGTLVRTSHLTGMFTDLGVFLGHRLRGVPAEPRRLWLCLSIIGGFLLGGVVGALLFPHLGYRALYVPAAITGVTGVAYVAYRLHRGPAGTLSP, from the coding sequence ATGATCAAACGCCTTCCCGCCTGGGTCTGGCTCGGCGCCGCGACGCTCGCTTTGGTGGCGGGCATGGTGAATGTCGTGGGTTACCTGGGTTTCGAACACCAGGCCATCACCCACCTCACCGGCACGACGACCCTGCTCGGCGCATCGCTCGCACAGGGCGATACCCGCGCTTCATGGCATCTGCTGACCGTGGTGCTGTCGTTCGTCGGCGGCGCGGTGCTGAGCGGGCTCATCATCCAGGACAGCACGCTGCGATTGGGCCGCCGCTACGGCGTGGCACTGGCGATCGAGTCGGCGCTGCTCGTCGCCGCCGTGCCGCTGTTCGAACGCCAGCAGATCGCCGGTGCCGCGCTCGCGGCGATGGCCTGCGGCCTGCAGAACGCGATGACCGCCACCTACAGCGGAACGCTGGTACGCACCTCGCACCTCACCGGCATGTTCACCGACCTGGGCGTCTTCCTCGGCCACCGCCTGCGCGGCGTGCCGGCCGAACCACGCCGGCTGTGGCTGTGCCTGTCGATCATCGGCGGCTTCCTGCTCGGCGGCGTGGTCGGCGCGCTGCTGTTTCCGCACCTGGGCTACCGCGCCTTGTACGTGCCCGCCGCAATCACCGGCGTGACCGGAGTGGCGTACGTCGCCTATCGCCTGCACCGCGGTCCGGCAGGCACACTGTCGCCATGA